Proteins from a genomic interval of Chanodichthys erythropterus isolate Z2021 chromosome 8, ASM2448905v1, whole genome shotgun sequence:
- the lum gene encoding lumican isoform X1 — MRLSEICLADFWGGLKKQYDHIADIRLGLICLSCAAMFALGSFLLAGLVCQSLGQYEYYDEYYMPSAPLEGVSSPTCAQECECPINFPTAMYCNERKLKFIPIVPSGIKYLYLQNNLIEEIKAGVFDNVTDLRWLVLDNNKITSDKIQAGTIDKLGSLEKLYFSHNQLTKPPGPLSKSLDELKLIGNELSSFPASTLSGMENLTSLHLSKNKLTTESITGAFKTLKSLVLLDMSENKLKKLPSGVPASLLMLYADNNEIDSIPGGYLAKLPALQYLRVSHNKLVDSGIPAGVFNVSSLLELDLSFNKLKSIPEINESLEHLYLQVNEINKFDLTNICKFSSPVNYSRLRTLRLDGNNLTHRSMPDDTANCLRQASEIIFD, encoded by the exons ATGAGATTATCAGAAATCTGCTTGGCAGATTTTTGGGGTGGACTGAAGAAACAGTATGATCATATTGCGGATATTCGGCTAG GTTTGATTTGTCTGAGTTGTGCAGCCATGTTTGCTCTGGGCTCCTTCCTATTGGCTGGACTTGTATGTCAGAGTTTGGGTCAGTACGAATACTATGATGAATACTACATGCCCTCCGCACCACTGGAGGGAGTATCATCTCCCACTTGCGCCCAGGAGTGCGAATGTCCCATCAACTTCCCCACAGCTATGTACTGCAACGAGCGCAAGTTGAAGTTCATTCCCATTGTGCCGAGCGGAATCAAATACCTCTACCTACAGAACAACTTAATTGAAGAGATCAAGGCTGGCGTATTCGATAACGTCACTGACCTTCGCTGGCTTGTCCTCGACAACAACAAAATCACCAGCGACAAGATCCAGGCTGGTACCATTGATAAACTGGGCAGCTTGGAGAAGCTCTACTTCAGCCATAACCAGCTGACCAAACCCCCTGGTCCTCTTTCGAAGTCTCTGGATGAGTTGAAGCTGATTGGCAACGAGCTAAGCTCGTTCCCTGCTAGCACCTTGTCTGGGATGGAAAACCTGACCTCCCTTCACCTGTCCAAGAACAAGCTGACTACTGAGAGCATCACAGGTGCCTTCAAAACCCTGAAGTCCCTCGTTCTGCTGGACATGAGCGAGAACAAGCTCAAGAAACTTCCCTCTGGAGTTCCAGCTTCGCTTTTGATGCTCTATGCCGACAATAACGAAATCGACAGCATCCCTGGTGGCTACCTGGCCAAGCTCCCAGCCCTGCAGTACCTGCGTGTCTCCCACAACAAGCTGGTGGACTCTGGAATCCCTGCAGGTGTGTTCAACGTGTCCTCTCTCCTTGAGCTCGACTTGTCTTTCAACAAGCTGAAGTCCATTCCAGAGATCAACGAATCACTCGAGCACCTGTACCTGCAAGTCAACGAGATAAACA AGTTTGACCTGACGAATATCTGCAAGTTCAGCTCCCCGGTCAACTACTCTAGACTGAGGACCCTGCGCTTGGATGGAAACAATCTCACGCACCGCAGTATGCCAGATGACACGGCTAACTGCCTACGCCAGGCCTCAGAGATCATCTTTGATTAG
- the lum gene encoding lumican isoform X2: MFALGSFLLAGLVCQSLGQYEYYDEYYMPSAPLEGVSSPTCAQECECPINFPTAMYCNERKLKFIPIVPSGIKYLYLQNNLIEEIKAGVFDNVTDLRWLVLDNNKITSDKIQAGTIDKLGSLEKLYFSHNQLTKPPGPLSKSLDELKLIGNELSSFPASTLSGMENLTSLHLSKNKLTTESITGAFKTLKSLVLLDMSENKLKKLPSGVPASLLMLYADNNEIDSIPGGYLAKLPALQYLRVSHNKLVDSGIPAGVFNVSSLLELDLSFNKLKSIPEINESLEHLYLQVNEINKFDLTNICKFSSPVNYSRLRTLRLDGNNLTHRSMPDDTANCLRQASEIIFD, encoded by the exons ATGTTTGCTCTGGGCTCCTTCCTATTGGCTGGACTTGTATGTCAGAGTTTGGGTCAGTACGAATACTATGATGAATACTACATGCCCTCCGCACCACTGGAGGGAGTATCATCTCCCACTTGCGCCCAGGAGTGCGAATGTCCCATCAACTTCCCCACAGCTATGTACTGCAACGAGCGCAAGTTGAAGTTCATTCCCATTGTGCCGAGCGGAATCAAATACCTCTACCTACAGAACAACTTAATTGAAGAGATCAAGGCTGGCGTATTCGATAACGTCACTGACCTTCGCTGGCTTGTCCTCGACAACAACAAAATCACCAGCGACAAGATCCAGGCTGGTACCATTGATAAACTGGGCAGCTTGGAGAAGCTCTACTTCAGCCATAACCAGCTGACCAAACCCCCTGGTCCTCTTTCGAAGTCTCTGGATGAGTTGAAGCTGATTGGCAACGAGCTAAGCTCGTTCCCTGCTAGCACCTTGTCTGGGATGGAAAACCTGACCTCCCTTCACCTGTCCAAGAACAAGCTGACTACTGAGAGCATCACAGGTGCCTTCAAAACCCTGAAGTCCCTCGTTCTGCTGGACATGAGCGAGAACAAGCTCAAGAAACTTCCCTCTGGAGTTCCAGCTTCGCTTTTGATGCTCTATGCCGACAATAACGAAATCGACAGCATCCCTGGTGGCTACCTGGCCAAGCTCCCAGCCCTGCAGTACCTGCGTGTCTCCCACAACAAGCTGGTGGACTCTGGAATCCCTGCAGGTGTGTTCAACGTGTCCTCTCTCCTTGAGCTCGACTTGTCTTTCAACAAGCTGAAGTCCATTCCAGAGATCAACGAATCACTCGAGCACCTGTACCTGCAAGTCAACGAGATAAACA AGTTTGACCTGACGAATATCTGCAAGTTCAGCTCCCCGGTCAACTACTCTAGACTGAGGACCCTGCGCTTGGATGGAAACAATCTCACGCACCGCAGTATGCCAGATGACACGGCTAACTGCCTACGCCAGGCCTCAGAGATCATCTTTGATTAG
- the dcn gene encoding decorin yields the protein MKSACLSLLLVSVCWALPFRQSGFMDFMMEDETGSGDDTLIVTRRPPIKLPPVEVDLDFVPDGPFCPFRCQCHLRVSQCSDLGLKNVPEKIPLDTTLLDLQNNKISEIKENDFKGLKFLQTLILVNNKITIIHAKAFSSLINLERLYLSKNLLKDVPANMPKSLQELRIHENQINKIKKSSFAGMANVIVMELGSNPLSSSGVDNGAFADLKRVSYIRIADTNITTIPKGLPSSLFELHLDGNKITKVTADSLKGLKNLSKLGLSHNEISVVENGSLANVPHLRELHLDNNALTTVPTGLPEHKYIQVIYLHANKIAAVGTEDFCPPGYNTKKAMYSGISLFSNPVPYWEVQPITFRCVFDRSAIQLGNYRKK from the exons ATGAAATCGGCCTGTCTTTCCCTGCTTTTGGTGTCCGTATGCTGGGCTCTTCCCTTCCGTCAGTCTGGCTTCATGGACTTCATGATGGAGGACGAAACGGGCTCAGGAGATGATACTTTGATTGTCACTCGTAGACCACCCATTAAGTTGCCACCTGTGGAAGTTGATCTAGATTTTGTACCTGATGGACCTTTCTGCCCCTTCCGATGCCAGTGCCATCTGCGAGTGTCCCAGTGTTCTGATCTAG GTCTGAAGAACGTTCCAGAAAAAATTCCACTTGATACCACTCTCCTGGATTTGCAGAACAACAAGATCTCAGAGATCAAAGAAAATGACTTCAAAGGCCTGAAGTTTCTCCAA acactCATCCTGGTCAACAATAAGATCACCATTATTCATGCCAAGGCCTTTTCCTCTCTGATCAATCTGGAGAGACTCTACCTGTCCAAGAACCTTCTGAAGGACGTTCCTGCTAACATGCCGAAAAGCCTCCAGGAGCTGCGCATTCACGAGAACCAGATTAACAAGATAAAGAAGTCCTCCTTCGCCGGCATGGCCAATGTCATCGTCATGG AGCTTGGCTCTAACCCTCTGAGCAGCTCTGGAGTTGATAATGGAGCTTTTGCTGATCTGAAGAGGGTCTCTTACATTCGAATTGCTGACACCAACATCACTACCATTCCCAAAG GTCTGCCCAGCTCTCTGTTTGAGCTTCACTTGGATGGAAACAAGATCACCAAAGTGACCGCAGACAGTCTGAAGGGCCTGAAGAACCTGTCCAA GCTTGGTCTAAGCCATAATGAGATCAGCGTGGTGGAGAACGGTTCTCTGGCCAATGTGCCTCACCTGAGGGAACTTCACCTGGACAACAACGCGCTCACTACTGTTCCTACCGGCCTGCCAGAACACAAATACATTCAG GTGATCTACCTTCACGCCAACAAGATTGCTGCTGTGGGAACAGAGGACTTCTGCCCACCCGGCTATAATACAAAGAAGGCCATGTACTCGGGCATTAGCCTGTTCAGTAATCCAGTGCCCTATTGGGAGGTCCAGCCGATCACCTTCCGCTGCGTCTTTGACCGCTCGGCCATTCAACTGGGCAACTACAGGAAGAAATAG